TAATGCCTATGGTTCGTTTCGCAGTTGACCCAATTCTTCAAACGAAAGAAGAAGGGGATTTTGTATTAACGGCACAAAAAGTAGCAGAAATCACGGATGCACCAGTTAAAGTTGACTTCTCGTATGAGCAAACTGATGGTTGGTATAAATCAGAGGTTTCAGATGCAGCTTGGGTTTACAAAGAAGGCGACCAAATTATCGCGATATCACCTGTATGTAAACACTTAGGTTGTACGGTAAACTGGGCTGGTGACTCAGCACACCCAGATCAGTTCTTCTGTGCATGTCACGCAGGTCGTTATGAAAAAACTGGTAAAAACGTAAAAGGTACACCGCCACTTGGACCACTTGATCAATATGAAGTGGATGAAAAAGACGGCTTCTTAATGCTTGGGAAAAAAATCGCAAACACACACAGTTAATTAAGTTAGGGGGAAGACATAAGTGCTAAACAAAATTTATGATTGGGTCGATGAACGTTTAGATATTACTCCTATTTGGCGTGATATTGCCGACCATGAAGTACCAGAGCACGTTAACCCTGCCCATCACTTCTCAGCATTCGTATACTGTTTTGGCGGATTAACATTCTTCATTACAGTTATTCAAATTCTATCAGGTATGTTCTTAACGATGTATTACGTACCAGACGTAGAAAATGCTTGGAAATCAGTTTATTACTTACAAAACGAAGTAGCGTTCGGTGAAATCGTTCGTGGTATGCATCACTGGGGAGCTTCACTTGTTATCGTCATGATGTTCTTACATACACTTCGTGTGTTCTTCACAGGTTCATTCAAGAAACCTCGTGAATTAAACTGGTTAGTTGGTGTAGGTATCTTTGCAGTTATGTTAGGTTTAGGTTTC
The sequence above is a segment of the Solibacillus sp. FSL H8-0523 genome. Coding sequences within it:
- a CDS encoding ubiquinol-cytochrome c reductase iron-sulfur subunit encodes the protein MSKNRVTRRQFLTYSITGVGGFMAAGMLMPMVRFAVDPILQTKEEGDFVLTAQKVAEITDAPVKVDFSYEQTDGWYKSEVSDAAWVYKEGDQIIAISPVCKHLGCTVNWAGDSAHPDQFFCACHAGRYEKTGKNVKGTPPLGPLDQYEVDEKDGFLMLGKKIANTHS
- a CDS encoding cytochrome b6, which gives rise to MLNKIYDWVDERLDITPIWRDIADHEVPEHVNPAHHFSAFVYCFGGLTFFITVIQILSGMFLTMYYVPDVENAWKSVYYLQNEVAFGEIVRGMHHWGASLVIVMMFLHTLRVFFTGSFKKPRELNWLVGVGIFAVMLGLGFTGYLLPWDMKALFATKVGIEIAASVPFLGETIKILLAGDSTILGAQTLTRFFAIHVFFLPAVLFALLAVHFIMIRRQGISGPL